DNA from Oxyura jamaicensis isolate SHBP4307 breed ruddy duck chromosome 4, BPBGC_Ojam_1.0, whole genome shotgun sequence:
TTCAACTACAGAACGGTATTTCACAGCATGAAGAGTGTTTTacaactgttttgaaaatagaaGATAAGAAACACTGAATATTAAGGAAGGACACCAGAGATGACCATCTatgtcaaaaacatttttgagggCAATAAAGAAAGTCTTAGCGAGGGCATTGTTTAGACAGGACAAGCTACATTCAACCTATTTATATTGATGAAGTCAGGCTGGGATGTAATAACTCAGCAGTTATTAAACCatgcattaattttctttactaCAGTGAATAATAACTGTTATTAGGtaggtttgtattttttttttcaggcagcaATTCACCGTGATAGTTTCTTAACTGGTTTCTGTTCTGCTCCACATTGTTCATAGAATAGGTCATAACAAAACTATTCtgtattatttcccttttttaattattatttccatcTTTCCCCATGCCACATTGTCTTTCTCCTCCACTGCCACCTTTTTCTTTGAGCATTTTGGTCTTTTGCTGCTAAGCATCCATTTTTGTATCATTATGTGCATAAAAATTCTAAAGTCAGCTGTACATCAGATAACCAAAACACACAATCTACTAATGAAAGGTgactttaaataataataataataaaaacagggaTAGCTATCATCTAATCACCTCTCAAAAACAATTGTGTTCCTCCTGGGAGGGGTTAATGTTTGAAAAGCAATGTCATGGTGACGGCCTTGTGCTAGGGAGCTTCTGCTGGCTCTTCCTGGGAGACCACCTGCAGCTTGTAAGGTCTGAAGCTGAAGGTGATCCCCTCCTCGGTGCTAGAAGGCTGCATGTGCTCCTCCTGGGGAGCATTTGTTGTTGCTCTTCCAGCGTCAAGCCTCTGCAGAGGGGAGGATCTCGCTGACACAGCACTAACCTCACAGCTGCTTATTTCATCCTGACGATGGAAAGTGCCTGGTGGTTTATCTGGTAAAGAGTCCCTCAAGGAGCAAATAGTTGTTAGGTTTTAGCTAGTTTAATAGCTAGTTAGTTAAGTTTGTGCTGGAACTTAGAAAATCTAGCGCAGCAGCGTAAGTGTTTGATCTTTCTGAAGACCCAGGAAAACTGCACCAGCTCATGAGTGTTTGGCTGTGACATCGGCCTCTCAAAGCAGGAAGCTCAGCTACACTGAAGTGTTCCTAAAAAGttgactttctctttttttaaccttgttaaagagaaaaaaaatcacaaaaagaaaCCAGTTTTCCGTCCATTGGcagaaattcatttaaatatatagagagagttTTCTGATTAGTTTTGAGATccttttaaattactatttGTCTGCCAGCATTTAATAGTTTATGTGAAGAAATTGTTAATAATCTTGGCTTTTGTCAGATGTCTCAAGCAACACTTGCAGGTTGGGAAGATGCATAAGGGGTATTGTTCATTTAGCTTGCTTTATACGTAGGCAGGTAAGAAGTCAAAAAATACTGAGATACAAGGAGGGGATactttctctgttctctctgtctctcttttaactcttcctttgttcctttcctCACCTCTTTTGTGGCTTAGGTTGCAGAGGACTGAGAGGACAGAAATAGCACCATGTACAAGATTAAAATCTCAGGGGAGATGGGAATGACATAACAATTAGTACCTGGAACAGCACTCTGAAATCAGCTTGCCTGGCCACCACTGTTTGCTCTGTGTGTACACAGACTATGCTGACAGGTAACTGAACTTGTACGGTAGAAGGATCCAGCAGTGTTTAGTACAAACTCCTTGACGAAGAAAACTGTCAGAAACCTTTCCAGGAAGCAGGATTGCCAAGCTGAAGTTCATGAAATACATGACGATCTTAACCTAAATGTGTTCGTGTGCAACACATCACTTACACGAGGGTGTGTTCCTGTTAACCTCGCACCAGTCCTGTTCCCAGGACTTGTCTGTCCTCCCTGCTGAAGAGAGCCTACCTGCTGGGTGTGAAAGGGACcctttggggttatttttggTTGTAGCCATTACCTGTCAAGAAGCAGGTTTTGACAGCAGATTTTTCCAGAAGGTCCAAATGTGTGCCATCATTGCAGTAGGATGTATACGGGACGTCGTTTTTTTCTAGCTTTAGTATTGATGGATGGGAAATTTCCCAAGACAGTTGCTTTAATACTGTCATATGCTTGTCTTTGCATGAAGCCTCTGACTTTTGTTGCCTAATTAGTCACCCGATATCGTCTCCCACCCTCCTTGTTTTGAAACTtcctcattttgaaaattaaacagGCTCTTGTGGCTGACCTTCTGTTCCAGCAACGCCGAGGCTGGAGCTGCACCACGCTGAGGTCTAGGAAGGGCACAGCTGCTAGCTATACCTGTGGGAGAACCGGCCTTCACCTCGTGCTTTCTCCCAGCCCCTGCAAACCGtaacaaaaataacatgctGTGATAATGCACAAAAATCGATGTGACTTTAAAATTCTCGTTTCCTGTTAAAACAAACAGTGCCGGTGTTTGAAGTTGGTGGCATTGTGCAGGACGGTGTGTTTTGTAGATCGTGGCATTGAGAACAGGCAGTGCGGTTAGCCCAAGGACAGTGTGGCCGTCAGGGAGCTCATGGATGCGTAGCTGCTAGAGATCCTGCCTCAGCTTGTGTTGTGGAGCGCGTTACAAGGACACGTTAGTAATCTAATTGCCACAGCCAGGTTAAAATGGGAAATCAGTGAGGAAGTGGGGGAAGGATCTCTACTATTGTTATTTATCTTCTGTCTCCCAAACACTTGTGCTTTGGCAGCCCGTGTGTGGACCTGTAGAAAACAGTGTCAGTATGCTTCCCTTCTCCTGGGGAGATGCTGTGCTCCCAGGAGCTCACTGATGTGCTTAGGGGGGCAAATGTGGTCTGTGCTCGGCTGGTTTGAAGCCCACGTGCAACTAGCAGGCATTTGTTTGTATTGCAGCGGGTGAGACGTGCCTTAATAATCCTGGCGTGTATATCCATGTGCGTGTGTAGGTTTATGCCTGCCTTATGTCATTGATGGGAAAGCGCCCCTGCATTTCCTTTGAGcacaactttcatttttaactagCCGTACTTAGGGGAATGAAGGTAATGAGCTTTTAGctatatttctgaaatgtgacTCAGAATAATTAGCACCGGTTCAGGAGCATTTTTCCATACTATGTTTAAATAAGCTTGCTGTATAGCTCATACCTGCGGCTGAGCAATTTGCCCAAGTTGCGCGTGCTTTCTCAGCCCCTGCTACAAAATGAAGCGTAATACTGAACATATTTATAATGGCATTATAAAGTGAAATTATAATTCACTACACAGAACAAACTGGCCCACACCGAGACTTAAGATTCCTgagtttttctgaagaaaatgcttttcaagtGCTCTTAAGGTCATGTGGTTGAGTCACATTGTGTAAAAATGGGTTTGCATTTCTGTTGTAAACCTGGGCTTGTCTTGGGCTACATTGGACAAGTGACCTGAAGCTCGGTCAGGCAGCATAGGGACGTTGCAGTTTGTCCACTGCCTCTTTTattctcctctgctccttttcCAAAGTCCCAAGACTTTCACTTCCTTTATTATCGAGTCATCATGAATCCAATTAGCTGATTAGTCCTAAAGGTCCAAAGCAAAACTAAGTCTCCTAGAACAGTAAAATATTCTAACAAAGAAGCTAAGCAGTAATCTTTTACTGTCTTCACAGTATGGAGAAGACTGCAAGACTAAAACGTACCCTCCGTCAGGACCAACGTAAGTAATCTGTTTGGACCTGTCTAACAaagtgcagaaaagcagagatttgCAAGTGTCAGCAATTCAAGTTTTGTTGAGACTTGTTCACATTACAGATACAAAAAATACCAGTTACAAGTGAAAAGCACTTGTTTtgtcaaatgtattttcaaacttTCTTTAAATCTGCGCTGTCACTTTCCCTTTAGGTTCAAAGGGAATGTTCCCACATACATCATAAATCTTGATTTGCCTCCCAGCAAAAGATGGGATGAGTTGATGCGTGACAAAAAGACAGAGGTATGAAAGCAGAGCTTACCTTTAAGCATAGCTTATACGGCTGGCATGTGTCCTTTTATTACGGAAAAGTTTATAAGAAATACTGTGCTgaaattctattatttttattctagcttatatatggaataaaatatttctagtttgtttttaaaatggttcTAGAATATGGTAATTGCTTGACTGAGCTTTCTTCTGTTCAGCACTTGAAGAAGCGTAAGGGGCACTAATGGCTGGGGCACAGACAAACGAAAATGTTGCTACATAAAGCAGAGTTGAATTTATAAAAGGTCTTTAGTCATGAAGTAATACAGCACAAGGCGAGGGGTACATCAAAGCAATGGCCTCGGTAAGCAGAAGTGAAACTGAGACAGCATCCCTTCTCTGCGCATCCACACTTCTCTGAAAACGTGGGGTGAGATGATGAAATGGCAGAGGGAAATGAAGAATGTCTCACCCTTTTTAGGGGTGTTAGTTGAACTGGGGTTTTTACAGGGTAAATATCCTTTAAAATACTCAAGTCTATTTCAGGCTACAGCTCTTCTCCTGAAGGTTGCTGAAATTCAATTTAGTAATACTAAATCTCTCTAAAAAGGCTGGGGCTGTATTGCTATCGACTGTTTTGCTATGTGCTGTAGTGCTGTTGACTTTGACCTTTCAACTCTGAAAGTTAGACAAATTCTACttataggttttattttaaaaggcttcagtaaagtttttattttaaatttgtgcaAGTGGGTTTCGGAAGCTTAAGGTTGCATCTTAAAGGCTGAAAGGTTTTACCGCACATTTTGGAGTTAGATCCCATAGTGTGGTGATCTGTCCTTGTAGCCATTCTCATAACGCAAACAAAGCTTTGTCTGCTGTACTTTCCTAAGGAAATTATCTAGtctttggttggttttttttgatttaaaaatatcaatgCTTAAGCAAAGAGCtcttaattaaatttttaaagatgGAACAgtgcagaatattaaaaaatgatcaCATGAGCAGAATACAAGAATGgctttttcctgtattttttttgatACAGGGATATGTAGAAGCTGATCTAGAATGTTATTTGAAGAAAGCAACTCTTAAATGAGCAGTTGGGAGTGTTTTTCTCAGCAACGTCATATTTAgcactttctttaaatatatatataaatatatatgtattttgtaaCAAAATGTCAGTATGTGAAAGAGTTTTGTTAGTATTCTAGCAATTGTTATGCTCAAGATCTTCTTTTCAATAAAAGCCCTTGTTCTTTTTAGTTGAAGACCGTAGTCCAGAATATAAAAGATATAGCAAATACCTTCTTTCCTAGTGGCAAAATTGTTGACATAGTGGATCACAAAATAGTAAGTACTTTCagcttaattattttattactgagtGCTCTGACTACCAGAATTAAAATGCTACTAAATTTGGCAATAAAGACCTTTCtttatatgtaatattttttcctcttagattattcagaacaaaaatgttgttttgaagAGTTAAATTACTCTGAAAGCATCAAACCTTAAACGCCTATCTCCAcctcttttaatttttacaagAACTTTTCACGTCTGAATTAGTCATATTGGGGATATacactgttttgaaataaagctagcATGTACGGGTGGTTTTGCCAATATGCTAGAGATCCCCTTAAATACTGACAATCTCAGGCTCAGTTCCAGTCGAACTCTTCTCTTAAGAGTCCTATTCAACGCTGTTCTGTCTATTGCTGCTAACAATAATTAGATGTTGTGCTAATCTCCGTTGCTCACCTGTCAATATTTTGGTAAATAGTATTTACTTTCCATAAGTGTGTACTTTTCATCCAAGTACTTTAGAAACATCCTCAAGTTCTACAGACTGCAGAAgaattaaatacttatttttatagtGCTAAGAATGGGGAGAGGTTTGTTTCAAATAACCAAATAGCCTTTACTTACACGAACATAcaaaactttttcctttcagtcacACCTAACCGAAACACTTCCTTATCCTTTCAACGAAGAGCTCCAAGGGATTGCAAATTCATCTGGAGTTCCTTTGGGTAATAGTCTCCAATGTTTTGTTAACATAATGGAAAAGTAGGAACCTAGACTCATTTAAAACTAGTGTATTTAACAATCTGCTGTATAGTTGTATTCAAGCTGTGACTTTAACAAATCATTAAGTAGAATAAAGCAATAAATTCCATCCCATactaaatgaaaacagtattttagaaAGGAATGGCAGTGGTTATCACATAACCTTTTCATCACACTGGGCTTTCTCTGTGTAACTTCTCACCCCTGAGCTGTGGGAACTGGAGGGAGTTCTGGCTTCTGGCAGAAGGCCAAGAGATTTTCATCCTTCTGTTGGCCTGTCAGGAAGCTCTTGATTTGGCTGAACTGGTCATTTCAAATATCAAATGTGATTAAATAACTTCTTCAGAGAAATTGGATAGAATGCTGAACTTTgcagtatgctttttttttctattttttttttggcaaaagattcaaattatttattttttttcttcttttctaggggaaattgttatttttaacatcttttatGAAATTTTTACCGTGTGTACATCAATAGTGGCAGAAGATAAAACAGGTAATGTATCCCAGAGTagtgcttttggttttgtcctATGGCAGGAAAGAGTGAAAATAAGAGCtagtttcattttctaaattagTTCTGCAGCCCTTGTCTGCATCTGTTCTGATTTAGGAATCTTCTGAAGGATTCTCAGGAGGCTTAAGAAAAGTCTCACTTTTAGAGGAAGCTGGAGGTATTAACTTTGGATTAAGAATTTGGAACGAATATAAGGCTGAGGTAGCGATTTTAAAAGTTAGTTGATTTCAGTTATTAGGTTATTATTTTGGTTATTAGGTAAAACATTACTCTGcgtaaaacaggaaaaaaacaaccatggttctgtgcttaaaaaaggaagactaTGCAGTGGTATTTTCCCTGCTgatgtgtgttttctcttttttctaaGCTGATATTTGTCTCCTTCTTTAGGAAAGTTTCTCtgtatatatttacttattttttcattttactgaagGGAAGCTTTATCATGCCAGAAACTTGGATTTTGGACTCTTCCTTGGGTAAGTACATAAACTCTTACGTTTTgggcttaaaaaagaaaaagagattagAAAGTCAGCTGAACTTCAAATTTCTACACGCCTTCTTTGAGCATAATTGATGCATTGAAGGTTGTTAGAAAGAGTGACAAGCAGGTCTGCATTGCATATTgtggaagaaaggctgaaatgaaCTAAAGGATTGTTCTGTGATCACACGTCAAGCTGCTTTGCAGTTCTAAGGAATGACTTTGCAAAACAATTGTTCGTTGTTACTGAGTGCTTCCTCAGCTCCAGTTAAATCCATCTCAAACATCTCTAGCAAACAACAGTCTGTATAACCTTATTTCAGAGGCACAGTGTATCTTGTTCGTGAAGTGATGGGACAGAAGCATCAGTTCTGGTGTGAAACCAAAACCCCACAGTGAAATGGGGTTGGTTTAGggtggggtttgtttgtttgctgtttccaGATTATCCCCACAGTTGCTGTACAGTGCTTCACTGGCATTTTCTATCatcatttctgctcagaagtCAGTGATTTATATTCCACTAATCTACATTATTGTTTGTTGACGTACAAATTTTGATGACCAGCCCAGGATTCTCTTTTAGTTCTTATTTCATACTTCACGATTGggtatttaattttgttttctgagtatATTCATATTCCCGTGTATGCTTTTATTACAGTATATTTTGTAATGTCACTCACTCAGATGACTGTTAATGTTCAGATGGAATTTACAGGTTCATTAAACTTCTCAGCTGCCAGTCAAATAGTCAGATACCATCAACAGTGACTGCACCTATCCCTTAATAGGTTTGTGCAGAACTACTCCCATGTGCCAGAAAGACTGGGAACATGCTCCCTGAAAATTAAGGCAATTTTGCAAAGCTGTTCCCAGAACTTGGATCATTTCCAGAGAATTTAATTGTCTACCAAGTATTCCTTAGTATCTTCTCACATACAGATTGCTCTGGCTTACCTTACAAACTGGCATCGGGTCTTCCCATCATGTAGAACAAATCCAATTGCACgcatttgttttctcccttGGAAATGAAAGAGTTTGAGAGAACAGGCTCATTCTGCTGCAGCAAAAACAACGTATGTTTTCAGAACACAACAGGTTCGGTGTCATAATTAGTACTGTAGTAGCCTCCCCCTGGCAGtaggaaaagaattaaattatCATTTAGAAGTTATCATCATCATTGCCTCAAAACAAACCAGCTATACTGACGGTGCTGTTTAATACAGAGTAGTATTTGTGCTGTTGGTCTCAATAAAATTTGGTTCTTTTAATTGACTGCTTATGCATTTAGACTTCGTGGTTGTCCCTTGCTCATGCTGCTCAGGTAACTACTGAGCAGTGCTGTCTGTTGGTATGAGTAAGATCAGAGCACGGACATCACTCACAAGAAACCCGTGGTTTGTGATTAGAAGCTTTAAAAGCTACTGGGGGAGAGAAATTTCAAATGCTGTGCCATCTTCCACAGGTGGGATGTTAAAAACAACTCCTGGACTCTAACTCGGGAACTGAAACCTACAGTGGTAAACTTGGACTTccagagaaacaacaaaacagtatttaGGTCTACAAATTTTGCAGGATATATCGGCATGGTGTCCGGCGTCAAACCAGTAAGTATGGTGGGGGAGGCTGTCAATTTGTTAATAACGCTGCAAGCTTCTCTTTAAGATGTAAATCTTCCTACTTTAATCCTGGGATATTTTGATTAATGAGCTCTTAATTGCTCTAGTACACAGTACAGATATTTgaagaaagctgaaaggaaacaatGCTGCACTGTTCCATCTAAAAGAATTTGGGCTAAATGGAATGCATTTGGACAATCCCTAAAAACGTGTTGAATTCTGAACATACAAATGAGAGTGAATATAAAGCGCTGAAGTGGTTGTTATTTCTTACTAGCAAATGGAAGGACAGTGCTGTGATCCCAGAGGTGAAACCACATACTTGTGCTGTTTCAGTTCTCTAATTCTTCTTGAAGAAGTGcagtcctgttttcttcttcttttcttaaatctggGTTTTATCTAGACCTTAAAAACCAGCACCAAGGAACTTGAGCAGGGTCTCTGGCTTACCgcagctcttctttttctacatCCTCTGTCATTATCCTCCATTACAGTTGGCTCTTTTCATAGTAGAGCATTGGCATTGCATCAATTTATTCTTGTCTTCTGATCTCAGTAAATTGACAAGATTGTATTCTGAAAATGATTCAGTATGGCTGAATTCCACTTTACTCTGAAAGAACCACTACTGGGAGAGGTCTGGGATGTGAGTCTGAATTGTGCATTGCAAGTAGCGCATGTTGAATCATGTGCAGCTGCAGGCCCGTACGAACAGCAGCAACATGGCAGGGTTGGTTTACTTAGCATAGGCACTTAAAATTCTGCCTTCAAACTACACCAGTATTTGGAGATCTGAGAAGAAAGTACAGCAAGGGGAGAAAAATTGGTGATTCGGTCGGTCATACAACATGGAGAGTACATGCTATGCTAGGTCAGGAAATCACGAATGATCAGTTCTACTTCCTCAAGGAGATACTAATGAGGTTCTTCTCCACATAGGCTTGGTCTTGCAGCTCTTTACTCAGTGGGGCATAGTCTAAAGGACAAGAAGCTCAATTGGCATGTAAATTGCAACACTGCCTTTTGTTTGTTACTGATACTGATGGGTTGGTGACAGATGGAGGCTGATTTGTTTAATGCTTTTCAGGATTTGTTCACTCTGACAATGAACGAGCGTTTCAGTCTGGATGGTGGCTATGTTGGTGAGTAATTCTTCTATTGTTTCAGTACAAGTTTTCCAGACCTCAGACACAGCAGTTACCTTTAACAGCCACACAAATAGCGAAAAGATTTCAGATGAGTAGGATAAAACAGTGTTCATTTTAAAGGCTGGGGAAGTTAGAATAGTATAAGCgaaacttttgaaaaatgtattgtaaCCAGTGATATTTTTCAGGTATCTTTGAGTGGTTTCTTGGCAGAAGAGATGGTATGTGGATGGGCTTTCTTACAAGAGCAGTACTAGAGAATGCTacaaggtatttttgttttccacataaACATTTTACTACTTTACCCTGTTCTGCTCCTGACTGGCATGAATACTGTAGATACCTGCTTAGTATCTAATTATATGGATATCTTCCTAGAAGCCTGCACATTAAATAGTTCTGGTTTTGCTGGTACTCTGGTGTTGGGGAGGACTTCTCAAATTGCTTTTTCGGACTTCTTTTCCCCTAATGAAGCTACTGGTGTCTTAATGTGTAACGGCATTCTgcatcaaaacaaaaagctcacaTGTAGTAAATGGCTTAGAGTGTAACACTACAATAGCACATCTTCATCTTTAATGTAGAGAACATACAAAGGACACATCTCAACAACTATGAATTCAGCAGAGAAGCTTTACTTAAGTGTATTCTTTCACTGTGATACAATCTCTCACGCAGTatttgaaaggggaaaaaaggtgtACCTAAACTTTTTTCCTGAGTCTGTGAAACTTCTTCAGTACTTAAACCATTTATAGCCTTTAATAGTCCAACACCACTTTATTTGCAGCTACCAGGATGCAAAAGACAAACTGGCAAAAACAAGACTGCTGGCTCCAGCTTACTTTATACTAGGTGGAAAAAATTCTGGAGAAGGTTGTGTGATAACTCGTTCCAGGACAGCTGCTCTGGATATTTGGGAGTGAGTATGCTTCACCTAATACCTGACTCTTTCCAGAAGAGGACAGATTCCACCAGTAGTTAGTTGTTACATGTTCTTGTCTTTTGTTGCATAAGAACTCAGTCCTTTAGCATAATTGAAGTGTGTTTGTAGTGAGCCAAAAAATCTTCCAGTTTTAATATTTAGAGCGTATAGTAAGGGaagcaaaacacaaatgtgTACTTCTTTTCCAGCCTTGATATAAAGAAAGGCACGTGGTATGTGTTAGAAACAAACTATGACCGCTGGAAGCCTCCGCTGATCTTGGATAATCGTAGAACACCTGCAATGAAGTGCTTGAACCAGACAACACAAGAGGTAAACATCCTCCAAATACCTGACCTTGCTATTGTGAAACTCTTACGCCGATCTGATATCTAGGGCATTTGGAAGCACAGCTGTAATGACAGAAGTGGCTAATGGCTTTGTGACAATTTGTCTACACTTCTGGATAATACAGTACCAGGTGGCTCTTcacgtgtttgttttttcattgcagGCTTTCTCTTACTCTAGGTGGGTTTCGTGTTACaggcattttctgctgctgcataTGCAAGGAGATAAACCAGGAGATAGTTTGAGTAATATTGTTTCCTTAGCCTTCTCTTCGCTAGTTTGCTGCCTGACAGTGTGTTTTGACTTTCACACTGACACTTGAATTTCCCATGCAGTACTGAAGTCTTGTCTGCACAAGTCTTTGCAGTATTTATGTATTCTTAAAGGTTTATCTTACTAAGTAAGCAGGCAAAAAAGGTACAGTTCACAGCATTTACAGTGTTAGGTAACAGGTTAATAGCCATTAACATCAATGTATTACTTTCTTTCAGAACATCTCCTTACCAACTATTTATGATGTTCTTTCTACAAAGCCTGTCCTCAATAAGGTAATGCTTCTATTTTTGCAGAAAGGTTAGAGCAGGGGGGTGAAAGGGGCAACAGAGCAGGAAGTACTGCATTTCTAAGGAGGAGGTCACAGGGGTACCTTCAGTTTTTGCCACGCTGACAGGTTGTGGGAGGGCTAAATTTGTACTGTAAATGAAGTTTAAGGTATTAAAAGTGAAGCtagaatttaaatgttaaaaataaacccagtcTACCTTTTAAAAGCCTTTAATGGCAGCCCCCTTTCAAAATAAGCTTGCTGAAGGTTTGCTCATCTGAGCCCAACTAAAACTAGATCGTAAGGAGAACAGAGTAGCTCTACTGGAAAGacagagcaaaaagcaaaagggaGAAGGGGCATGGAGTTGTACAGGAAGGTTTACTGCATGTGTATGATTCAGGTGCATTGTCCTTCATGGTGTGAGAAGGGAAGTAGGAGAATGCAACCTTTTAAATTCACCTTTTAAAttctgcctctccttccccctAGTATATATTCACAATGCTCAGTGGTGGATTTTGAGAGGGTGAATAGGTTGCTAGGTGAAAATACACAggtacaaacaaaaaatcccagttACTTGTGAAACAACTGTTTTCCAGAGGCCCTACAGCTTTAACACCCTGCATAGCCTGACCTACTTCTTTATAGCTGGCCCTGGTTTGAGGCAGCATTTGCACTGCAGACATCTAAAGAATCCTTTCAGTCTGAATTAATCTACGCTATGCCTTCAGATTCAACATGGAACAAGTTAATACACCTCATCACTTAAGCATACTACAGGCACGTTCTTCTTGCaacagaagatattttagtTTGAACTTGaggttttagtgtttttttgttgttcttgtgtattattttttttaaagactaagGTGGTGAGGAGATGGTAGTTGGGTATTTTTGAATGACAAGTTACTATATTCAGTGGAGACAGCATTCTTGGCTGTGAACAAGCTACTTACGCTTACATGTTGTTGACTTGGTGAACAGATCTCGAGATTAGACTTAGGCAATTAGTTAAATAAGATAAGCACGCATTTTATTTGAACTGTTCAGCT
Protein-coding regions in this window:
- the ASAH1 gene encoding acid ceramidase, translated to MWAAAHDWRSPPSREGKRSEGRRRRMAAGWGRALLPPAALLVLAPLVLAPDPYGEDCKTKTYPPSGPTFKGNVPTYIINLDLPPSKRWDELMRDKKTELKTVVQNIKDIANTFFPSGKIVDIVDHKISHLTETLPYPFNEELQGIANSSGVPLGEIVIFNIFYEIFTVCTSIVAEDKTGKLYHARNLDFGLFLGWDVKNNSWTLTRELKPTVVNLDFQRNNKTVFRSTNFAGYIGMVSGVKPDLFTLTMNERFSLDGGYVGIFEWFLGRRDGMWMGFLTRAVLENATSYQDAKDKLAKTRLLAPAYFILGGKNSGEGCVITRSRTAALDIWDLDIKKGTWYVLETNYDRWKPPLILDNRRTPAMKCLNQTTQENISLPTIYDVLSTKPVLNKLTVCTTLMEVYNGHTETYLRECPDPCSPW